In Mesorhizobium sp. M9A.F.Ca.ET.002.03.1.2, the DNA window AACCAGCGCCGAGCCCAGCCTGGTGCAATCGTCATCCTCGAAGGCAAGCCGCGTCGACAGCGCCGGACCGATCACCATGCGGTCGAGATTGGCGAGCACATGCGCGCGCTCCGTCTCCCGCCCGCACCACCATGTCGCGACGCTCGGCAAGAGAAGTTCCTCATTGCGCAATTCGCGCGAAATCTTCGGCAGGAAGGCGAACAGCGCCCGCGTTTCCATCAGGCCGGAACCGAGCGCGTTGACGGCCGAAACGGCTCCCCGGCGGACCGCCTCGACCAGCCCTGGCGTGCCGATCTGCGAATCCGGCCGCAACTCGAGCGGATCGGCGAAGGCGGCGTCGAGCCGTCGCCACAGCACGCTGACCGGCATCAGCCCTGAAACGGTGCGTACCATGAGCCGGCCGCCGGAGACGGTCAGATCCTCGCCTTCGAGCAGCATGATGCCGAGATAGCGGGCGATATAGGCATGTTCGTAGTAGGTTTCGTTGAGCGGCCCCGGCGTCAGGATGGCAACCCGGCCGCCTGATACCTTGGCCATGCCGTTCAGCGCGTCGCGAAAGCGACGGAAGAAGCCGGCAAGGCGGTGCACATGCATCTCGCCATAGATGTCGGACAGCGCACGCGTGGTGGCGACGCGGTTTTCCAGCGCGAAGCCGGCACCCGACGGCGCCTGCGTGCGGTCGCCCAGAACCCACCAGCGGCCATCCGGTCCACGGCCGAGCTCGAAGGCGCAGAAATGCAGGAAATGGCCGCTGGCCGGCCTGATACCGACGACGGGCCGCAAATATTCCGGGCTGGCCGCGATCAGTCCCGCCGGCAGGATGCCTTTCTCGACCAGACGGTTCGGCCCGTAGATATCGGCGATCGTTTCCTCGAACAGCTCGGCCCGCTGGACGAGGCCGGCGCTGATGTCAGCCCATTCCTGCTCCTCGATCAGCAAGGGAACATGCGCCAGCGGCCATTCGCGCTCATTGGCGCCGGCCTTGTCGTAGACGCGGTAGTAAACACCGGCGTCGCGCAGATACTGGTCGGCGCGGGCGAAGCGTTGGGCGAGCTTTTCTGGCCCCAGCTCTTCCAGTGCCTCGATGAAGTCCTTCCAGACCGGGCGGGGATTGCCCGATGCATCGACCATCTCGTCGACGACGCCGTCGATCGGCTGGTAATGCTCCAGCAGGTTATGCGGCCTGCCGTGGATTTTCTCGTGATTCCCCTTTGCCATGGCTGATCAGAGTCTTGCGGGCCGCCGCAGGTCAAGGGTCATCGGAAAATCCTCAGAAGCTTCTTCGTCGCGCAGCACGTAACCGGACGGCGTATGGCCGCGCGGCTCGAAGCGGGCGAGGCGTCGCGCCTCCGCTTCGTTGCCGTTGACCGGGAAGGTGTCGTAGCTGCGCCCGCCGGGATGCGCCACATGATAGACGCAGCCGCCGACCGCCCGGCCCGACCAGCGGTCGTAGATGTCGAAGACCAGCGGCGTGTTGACCGGCAGCGCCGGATGCAGGCCCGATGCCGGCTGCCAGGCCTTGAAGCGGACGCCGGCCACCGCGATTTCTCTGACGTCGGTCACCTTCATCGGCACGATGCGGCCGTTACAGACGACGGCGTGACGCTCCGGGTTGAGCCCTTCGGT includes these proteins:
- a CDS encoding circularly permuted type 2 ATP-grasp protein, translating into MAKGNHEKIHGRPHNLLEHYQPIDGVVDEMVDASGNPRPVWKDFIEALEELGPEKLAQRFARADQYLRDAGVYYRVYDKAGANEREWPLAHVPLLIEEQEWADISAGLVQRAELFEETIADIYGPNRLVEKGILPAGLIAASPEYLRPVVGIRPASGHFLHFCAFELGRGPDGRWWVLGDRTQAPSGAGFALENRVATTRALSDIYGEMHVHRLAGFFRRFRDALNGMAKVSGGRVAILTPGPLNETYYEHAYIARYLGIMLLEGEDLTVSGGRLMVRTVSGLMPVSVLWRRLDAAFADPLELRPDSQIGTPGLVEAVRRGAVSAVNALGSGLMETRALFAFLPKISRELRNEELLLPSVATWWCGRETERAHVLANLDRMVIGPALSTRLAFEDDDCTRLGSALVAGERAELIARIERDGGDFVGQEAVTLSTTPVYVGGWLEPRPASLRVYLARTPEGWTVMPGGFARVGFSLDPTAIAMQRGGQAADVWVVSDRPVERETLLPQEHDSFTRTLPGSLPSRAAENLTWLGRYIERSEDTVRILRAYHVRLAEASDPDMPLLADIRDHLEPFGIDVTTAIPPGLIGTLDSAVYSAGQIRDRFSPDGWLALKDLSKTIHQFATTVAPGDDATRAMTVILRKLAGFSGLLHENMYRFTGWRFLEIGRRLERGIQIARTLARLTRAAAPDGALDMMLEIGDSVMTHRRQYPVQAGRRTVIDLLVLDPLNPRSILFQLERLKAEIALLPSVGGEGHMSPAAKEILQLNTAIAIMEPSDMTAKALDDLADEIGGLYNSLAKAYFG